GTGGTGGCGGGCACGACTTTACCGAAGCGACGGAAGAGGCTTTCCGTACGGCAACCACCGCTCATTTGAAGCATGGCGCCACTACCATGTTTCCTACTTTATCGTCTACTTCTTTCGAAAGGCTTTATCAGGCAGTCGATGTTTGCGAGAGTATGATGCAGGAGAAAGATTCTCCGATTCTCGGCTTGCACATCGAAGGGCCTTACCTGAATCCGAAGATGGCAGGTACGCAGTATGACGGTTTCCTCAAAACACCGGATGAGAATGAATATATTCCTTTATTGGAGCATACCTCTTGCATCAAGCGTTGGGACATCAGCCCTGAATTGCCCGGTGCGCATGATTTTGCGAAGTACACCCGTTCAAAAGGAATCATGACGGCCGTGACGCATACAGAAGCCGAATATGATGAGATTAAGGCTGCATACGCAGTAGGATTTACTCATGCGGCGCATTTCTATAATGCAATGCCGGGTTTTCACAAACGTCGTGAATACAAGTATGAGGGTACGGTGGAAAGCGTATATCTGACGGACGGAATGACGGTGGAAGTGATTGCAGACGGTATTCATTTGCCGGCTACCATATTGAAATTGGTGTATAAGCTGAAAGGGGTGGAAAATACCTGTCTCGTGACGGATGCCCTGGCCTATGCCGCTTCTGACGGGACTGTACCGGTTGACCCTCATTATATTATTGAAGGCGGAGTGTGCAAGATGGCAGACCATTCTGCGTTGGCGGGCAGCTTGGCTACTATGGATATACTGGTGTGTACGATGGTTAAGAAAGCGAATATACCTTTGGAAGATGCTGTGCGTATGGCTTCCGAGACTCCTGCCCGTTTGATTGGTGTAAGCGACCGGAAAGGGGCGCTGGCTAAAGGAAAAGATGCCGATATTGTGATTCTTGACAAGGAATTGAATGTGCGTTGTGTGTGGTCGATGGGAAAGATTGTCCCGGGAACTGATATCCTGTTGCACAAATAACGGTTGAAATAATACGAAAAAAGATAGCCCTGATTCTGAATGTAGATTTGGAATCGGGGCTTATTTTTTTATGATATATGAATGGTGCAGACAGCCTTTTCTAATCAAATTCTAATCTGAAATGAGAGCCTTATAATGGCTTTTTCCCCTCTCTCCGGTTGCGGATTTGTAATTTTGTCGCGAAAACTACGATAAGGTAACAAAGATTAAACGCAATGAACAGAGTATTTCTAATTTTCTTCCTTCTTCTGTTGACGAGAGGGGTGGTATGTGCCCGGCAGATTCCGGGCACGTTGACATTGAAGGATGCGGAACAACGCTTCCTGGAACGTAACTTGTCATTGATAGCCGAACGCTATAACATCGACATGGCACAAGCCCGGGTGCTGCAAGCCCGATTGTTTGAGAATCCGGTGATATCATTGGAACAGAATGTCTATAACCGGCTCAACGGAAAGTATTTCGATTTTGGCAACGAGGGCGAAACGGTTGTAGAGATTGAACAGGTGATTCGTCTTGCCGGACAACGTAACAAACAGGTGAAACTGGAGAAAATCAATAAGGAGATAGCCGGATACCAGTTTGAAGAAGTGCTGCGGACGCTTCGCCGGGAACTGAATGAGAAGTTTGTACAGGTTTATTTCCTTTCCAAATCTCTTTCTATCTATGAGCAAGAAGTAAATTCCCTGCAAGCGTTGCTTGCCGGAATGAAGTTACAGCAGGAGAAAGGGAATGTTTCATTGATGGAAATGTCCCGCCTGGAGTCTATGCTCTTTTCTTTGAAGAAAGAGAAGAATGAACGGGAGAGCGAGCTGTTGTCTCTCAGAGGGGAGTTTAATATGCTGCTCAATCTTCCGGCAGATGCCCGGATTCCATTGTCATTGGATGAGGAAGTACTGAAACAACTTGATTTATCCCGGCTGTCGTTTGCCGATTTGAAAGCAATGATAAATGAACGTCCGGATTTGAAAATCGCCCGGAGTACGGTAAGTGCTTCCCGCGCCAACCTGAAGTTGCAGAAGTCGATGGCTTTCCCAGAGTTTTCGGTGAAAGGTAATTACGACCGTGCCGGAAACTATATCAATAATTATTTTGCAGTGGGAGTAAGCCTGTCCGTACCTATTTTCAACCGTAACCAGGGAAATATAAAGGCTGCCCGGTTCAGCATCGAGCAGGCGGGAGTGCAGCAGGAAGATGCCGCCAACCGTGCGGATATGGAACTTTATACCGCCTATACCTCATTGGAGAAGGCCTTACAACTTTATCAATCTACCAATATGGATTTGGAACGCAACTTCGAGAAACTGATAACAGGGGTAAACGAGAACTTCAGCAAACGCAATATCAGTCTGCTTGAGTTTATCGATTACTACGACAGTTATAAAGCAACTTGTATTCAACTGCATGAGATAAAGAAAGATGTGTTTCTCGCCATCGAAAACCTGAATACAACTATCGGGCAAAATATATTGAACTACTAATATTTATAAATTATCAAAGACTATGAACTGGAATAAATACCTTCCTTGCATATTGCTCACCACCTTGTTGGGAGCATGCTCCGGCAAAGGAGAACAACCGAATGTCGAACCTGCTGCCTTATGCCTGACGGACAGTTTGCTGAAAGTCGTATCCGTCGATACGGTTCACGTTCAGGAAGTGATAGATGAACTGACATTGAACGGACGGGTAGCTTTCAACGAAAATCAAGTGGCACATGTATATCCTCTGTTTGGCGGCACGGTGACGGAATTGAAGGCCGAGATTGGAGATTTTGTGCGTAAGGGAGAAGTGCTTGCAGTCATCCGTAGCGGGGAAGTGGCGGAATATGAAAAGCAACTGAAAGACGCGGAACAGCAATTGCTGTTAGCCCGCAGAAATATGCATGCCGCACAGGATATGTATTCGTCCGGAATGTCTTCCGACAAAGACGTGCTCCAGGCAAAACAGGAGTTGGCAAGTGCCGAAGCGGAAGAAAGAAGGATAAAGGAAATTTTCTCTATCTATAACTTCTCGGGAAATGCCTATTATCAGTTGAAGTCGCCCGTATCGGGCTTTATCGTTGAGAAGCAAATCAGCAGGGATATGCAGTTGCGCCCTGACCAAAGCGAAGAGCTGTTTACGATTTCCGGACTTTCCGATGTATGGGTGATGGCAGATGTGTATGAGAGCGATATCAGCAAAGTTTCCGAAGGAGCTTCGGTACGTATTTCCGCATTGGCATATCCCGATAAGACGTTTGCCGGAACGATTGACAAGGTATACCATCTGCTGAATAATGAAAGTAAAACGATGAGTGTACGTATCAAACTCAAGAATGAAGATTATCTGTTGAAGCCGGGAATGTTTGCGAACGTAAGCGTGAAATGCCGGGCGGACGGGACTTCCATGCCCCGCATAGATTCTCATGCACTGGCATTTGAAGGAGGCAAGAACTATGTAGTCGTAGTGGAACCGGACCAGCGCCTGCAAGTGAAGGAAGTAGACGTCTACAAGCAGTTGGGCAAGGAATGTTATATCCGTTTCGGGCTTTCCGAAGGAGACAGGGTGTTGAATAATAATGTATTGCTGGTGTATAATGCATTGAATGCAGATTAAAAACGAAGAATAGTATGCATAAATTCATAGACAATATAGTGGCTTTCTCGTTGAAGAATAAATTCTTTATTTTCTTCTGTACGGCGATTGCCGTTATAGCCGGGGTTGTCTCTTTCAAGCACACTCCGATAGATGCTTTCCCGGATGTGACAAATACGAAAGTGACGATTATCACGCAGTGGGCGGGACGCAGCGCGGAAGAA
This portion of the Bacteroides acidifaciens genome encodes:
- the nagA gene encoding N-acetylglucosamine-6-phosphate deacetylase gives rise to the protein MLTQIINGRILTPQGWLKDGSVLVCDGKILEVTNSDLAVIGATVIDARGMTIVPGFVSMHAHGGGGHDFTEATEEAFRTATTAHLKHGATTMFPTLSSTSFERLYQAVDVCESMMQEKDSPILGLHIEGPYLNPKMAGTQYDGFLKTPDENEYIPLLEHTSCIKRWDISPELPGAHDFAKYTRSKGIMTAVTHTEAEYDEIKAAYAVGFTHAAHFYNAMPGFHKRREYKYEGTVESVYLTDGMTVEVIADGIHLPATILKLVYKLKGVENTCLVTDALAYAASDGTVPVDPHYIIEGGVCKMADHSALAGSLATMDILVCTMVKKANIPLEDAVRMASETPARLIGVSDRKGALAKGKDADIVILDKELNVRCVWSMGKIVPGTDILLHK
- a CDS encoding TolC family protein gives rise to the protein MNRVFLIFFLLLLTRGVVCARQIPGTLTLKDAEQRFLERNLSLIAERYNIDMAQARVLQARLFENPVISLEQNVYNRLNGKYFDFGNEGETVVEIEQVIRLAGQRNKQVKLEKINKEIAGYQFEEVLRTLRRELNEKFVQVYFLSKSLSIYEQEVNSLQALLAGMKLQQEKGNVSLMEMSRLESMLFSLKKEKNERESELLSLRGEFNMLLNLPADARIPLSLDEEVLKQLDLSRLSFADLKAMINERPDLKIARSTVSASRANLKLQKSMAFPEFSVKGNYDRAGNYINNYFAVGVSLSVPIFNRNQGNIKAARFSIEQAGVQQEDAANRADMELYTAYTSLEKALQLYQSTNMDLERNFEKLITGVNENFSKRNISLLEFIDYYDSYKATCIQLHEIKKDVFLAIENLNTTIGQNILNY
- a CDS encoding efflux RND transporter periplasmic adaptor subunit, producing MNWNKYLPCILLTTLLGACSGKGEQPNVEPAALCLTDSLLKVVSVDTVHVQEVIDELTLNGRVAFNENQVAHVYPLFGGTVTELKAEIGDFVRKGEVLAVIRSGEVAEYEKQLKDAEQQLLLARRNMHAAQDMYSSGMSSDKDVLQAKQELASAEAEERRIKEIFSIYNFSGNAYYQLKSPVSGFIVEKQISRDMQLRPDQSEELFTISGLSDVWVMADVYESDISKVSEGASVRISALAYPDKTFAGTIDKVYHLLNNESKTMSVRIKLKNEDYLLKPGMFANVSVKCRADGTSMPRIDSHALAFEGGKNYVVVVEPDQRLQVKEVDVYKQLGKECYIRFGLSEGDRVLNNNVLLVYNALNAD